CTTCTGCCTTGAACTTGGTGTGTGGCTTAACCGAACCTGGCTTGCAGAGAACCTGACCACGCTCAACGTCTTCACGACCAACGCCGCGAACCAGTGCGCCGATGTTGTCGCCAGCCTGGCCCTGATCGAGCAGCTTGCGGAACATTTCAACGCCGGTAACAGTCGTCTTGCCAGTTGCCTTGATGCCGACGATTTCAACTTCTTCGCCAACCTTGATGATACCGCGCTCAACGCGACCGGTAACAACAGTACCACGACCCGAAATCGAGAACACGTCTTCGATTGGCATCAGGAACGGCTGATCAACAGGACGTTCTGGCGTTGGGATGTAGGTGTCAACAGCGTCCATCAGGTTGCGAATTGCGTCTTCGCCGAGTTCCTTCGAGGAATCTTCGAGAGCTGCAAGAGCCGAACCCTTGATGATTGGCACTTCGTCGCCTGGGAAGTCGTACTTCGAGAGAAGTTCACGAACTTCGAGTTCTACAAGTTCAAGAAGTTCAGCATCGTCAACCTGATCGCACTTGTTCAGGAACACAACGATCGCAGGAACGCCAACCTGACGAGCAAGCAGGATGTGCTCACGGGTCTGTGGCATTGGGCCGTCTGCTGCCGAAACAACGAGGATCGC
This genomic stretch from Brucella pseudogrignonensis harbors:
- the tuf gene encoding elongation factor Tu, with the translated sequence MAKSKFERNKPHVNIGTIGHVDHGKTSLTAAITKFFGEFKAYDQIDAAPEERARGITISTAHVEYETPARHYAHVDCPGHADYVKNMITGAAQMDGAILVVSAADGPMPQTREHILLARQVGVPAIVVFLNKCDQVDDAELLELVELEVRELLSKYDFPGDEVPIIKGSALAALEDSSKELGEDAIRNLMDAVDTYIPTPERPVDQPFLMPIEDVFSISGRGTVVTGRVERGIIKVGEEVEIVGIKATGKTTVTGVEMFRKLLDQGQAGDNIGALVRGVGREDVERGQVLCKPGSVKPHTKFKAEAYILTKDEGGRHTPFFTNYRPQFYFRTTDVTGVVTLPEGVEMVMPGDNVTVDVTLIVPIAMEDKLRFAIREGGRTVGAGIVASIIE